One region of Verrucomicrobiia bacterium genomic DNA includes:
- a CDS encoding PAS domain-containing sensor histidine kinase has translation MKHPVTAGRNWDERPSAAKSSLTDNPSMFQLLFERSADAMLLFDPQMGVFVDCNQAAVDLMRASTKEQLLQAGPEDFSPPLQPDGVSSREKTLQIIALVEKYGNHRFEWVGRRFDGNEVPMEVLVTSIQVGGRSLNVSVVRDITERKKTERELLELNQSLERRVAERTAALTTSEAQFRALVEHAPEAIVVFDGDTGRFLFGNEHACTLYGVPMEKLAELTPADVSPELQADGRRSDELARKLMDEALAGGTPVFEWIHRQPDGKLIPTEVRLLRLPAEGKNLVRASIIDNTERKRAQTALAESETRFSAAFQESPILIAIGRMSDGKFVLVNDAFAAWTGYTRDEIIGRNTTELGVWEQPQDREAFWADLRRTGSIRERECSFRNRHGQQFTMLVSSKVIQINHVPHVLAMGLDITGRKKAEAELMASEARLRESEARFSVAFQASPVFISMLRMSDERYVLANDALLNWLGYAREEVLGRTSAELGMWDYPAEREAVWRDMRTNGSIRQRECRWRNRCGESSTVLLSGETITIDHEPHMLSLVLDISQRKNAEGEILKALAREKELSQLKSNFVSMVSHEFRTPLGIIQSSAELLRDFYQKMPPAERDEQLESITRNTRRMAGMMEEILVLSRLDAGKLDFQPATLDLNVFCRRLVDEVLSATNRRCRIELSLASVPAEAKADERLLGHIFTNLLSNAVKYSEPGATVSFAVQRDGVDAVCIVRDQGIGIPGEDHQHLFKAFHRGSNVETRPGTGLGLLVVKRCVELHRGSVRLVSKLGEGTTVTVRLPVLE, from the coding sequence ATGAAGCATCCGGTTACCGCAGGCCGGAACTGGGACGAAAGACCCAGTGCGGCGAAGTCGTCGCTCACGGATAATCCCTCCATGTTCCAGCTCCTGTTCGAGCGAAGTGCCGATGCGATGTTGCTATTCGATCCACAGATGGGTGTGTTCGTGGACTGCAATCAGGCGGCCGTCGACCTCATGCGCGCGAGCACGAAGGAACAGCTTTTGCAGGCGGGGCCGGAAGATTTCTCGCCTCCCTTGCAACCCGACGGTGTTTCGAGCCGCGAAAAAACGCTTCAGATCATTGCCTTGGTTGAAAAATACGGCAATCATCGGTTCGAATGGGTGGGCCGCCGTTTCGATGGAAACGAAGTTCCGATGGAAGTGTTGGTGACGTCGATCCAGGTGGGGGGCCGGAGCCTGAATGTGTCGGTGGTGCGCGACATTACCGAACGCAAGAAAACCGAGCGGGAATTGCTGGAGTTAAACCAGTCGCTGGAACGCCGCGTTGCGGAACGCACCGCCGCGCTGACCACGAGCGAGGCGCAGTTTCGCGCGCTTGTCGAGCACGCTCCGGAAGCGATCGTGGTCTTTGACGGGGACACCGGACGGTTTCTATTCGGGAATGAGCACGCCTGCACTCTTTACGGAGTGCCCATGGAAAAACTGGCTGAGTTGACGCCGGCGGATGTGAGTCCTGAACTTCAAGCGGATGGCCGGCGATCCGACGAACTCGCCCGCAAATTGATGGATGAAGCCCTGGCCGGTGGCACCCCGGTCTTTGAATGGATTCACCGGCAGCCGGACGGCAAACTCATCCCAACTGAAGTGCGGCTGCTGCGCCTGCCGGCGGAGGGCAAGAATCTGGTTCGGGCCAGCATCATCGATAACACCGAGCGCAAGCGCGCGCAGACAGCGCTGGCCGAAAGCGAAACCCGGTTCAGCGCCGCCTTCCAGGAGTCGCCGATACTCATCGCCATCGGGCGCATGAGCGACGGGAAGTTTGTGCTCGTAAACGATGCATTCGCGGCATGGACCGGTTACACGCGTGACGAAATCATCGGACGGAACACGACCGAGCTCGGCGTGTGGGAGCAGCCGCAAGATCGCGAAGCCTTTTGGGCAGACTTGCGCCGCACAGGCTCCATTCGTGAGCGTGAGTGCAGCTTTAGGAACCGGCATGGACAGCAGTTCACCATGTTGGTGTCCTCCAAAGTCATCCAAATCAACCATGTGCCGCACGTGCTGGCGATGGGATTGGACATTACCGGGCGGAAAAAGGCCGAAGCGGAGTTGATGGCAAGCGAGGCACGATTACGCGAGAGTGAGGCTCGCTTCAGCGTGGCGTTCCAGGCCAGCCCCGTCTTCATCAGCATGTTGCGCATGAGTGACGAAAGGTATGTTCTGGCAAATGACGCTCTCTTGAACTGGCTGGGCTATGCGCGTGAGGAAGTCCTGGGCCGAACTTCGGCGGAATTGGGCATGTGGGACTATCCTGCCGAGCGGGAGGCGGTATGGCGGGATATGCGGACCAACGGCTCGATTCGTCAAAGGGAGTGCCGATGGCGCAATCGTTGCGGCGAGTCGTCCACCGTCCTGCTCTCGGGGGAAACGATTACGATTGACCACGAACCCCATATGCTCTCGTTGGTCCTGGACATCTCCCAGCGCAAGAACGCGGAGGGGGAAATCCTCAAGGCGTTGGCCCGTGAAAAAGAACTCAGCCAACTCAAAAGCAATTTCGTTTCCATGGTCTCACACGAATTCCGCACGCCGCTCGGCATCATCCAGTCTTCGGCGGAATTGCTCCGCGATTTTTACCAGAAGATGCCGCCCGCCGAACGCGACGAACAATTGGAGTCCATCACACGGAACACGCGCCGAATGGCCGGGATGATGGAAGAAATCCTGGTTCTCAGCCGCCTGGACGCCGGCAAGTTGGACTTTCAACCAGCCACGCTTGACTTGAACGTATTTTGCCGCCGCCTGGTGGATGAGGTTCTTTCGGCGACAAACAGGCGGTGCCGTATCGAATTATCGCTGGCCTCGGTTCCGGCGGAAGCGAAGGCGGATGAAAGATTACTCGGGCACATTTTCACAAATCTCCTGAGTAACGCGGTGAAATACTCAGAGCCCGGAGCGACCGTGAGTTTCGCGGTTCAGCGGGATGGGGTGGACGCGGTCTGCATCGTTCGTGACCAGGGAATCGGTATCCCCGGTGAAGATCACCAACACTTGTTCAAGGCGTTCCATCGCGGAAGCAATGTGGAAACCCGCCCGGGCACCGGACTCGGCCTGCTCGTGGTAAAACGTTGCGTGGAACTCCACCGAGGGAGCGTGCGACTCGTGAGTAAACTTGGAGAAGGCACCACGGTCACGGTCAGGCTTCCGGTTTTGGAATAG
- a CDS encoding response regulator transcription factor: protein MRRILVIEDEPEMRRNIMALLRYHEYEPIEAENGRKGVELARQERPDLILCDVMMPELDGYGVLQALQQDVGLASIPFVFLTAKGDKDDLRSGMNLGADDYLTKPVANADLVQAIEARLRRSQQNARREFKPNFSSAEPLLKLGLTPRATETLLWLSQGKTNSDIATILGITESTVKKHVQEIFEKLGVETRGAATVRALEVLNSLRP, encoded by the coding sequence ATGAGAAGAATCCTGGTGATCGAGGACGAACCAGAAATGAGGCGGAACATCATGGCTCTGCTCCGCTATCACGAGTACGAGCCAATCGAGGCTGAAAATGGGCGCAAAGGGGTGGAGCTTGCACGGCAAGAAAGGCCTGACTTGATTCTCTGCGATGTCATGATGCCCGAATTGGATGGCTACGGTGTGTTGCAAGCATTGCAACAGGATGTTGGTCTGGCATCGATTCCATTCGTCTTCCTCACCGCCAAAGGGGATAAGGACGATTTGCGAAGCGGCATGAACCTTGGAGCTGATGATTACCTGACGAAGCCAGTGGCCAACGCTGATCTCGTCCAGGCAATCGAAGCGCGGCTGCGCCGTTCCCAACAAAATGCCAGGCGCGAATTCAAACCCAATTTCTCCTCAGCCGAGCCACTGCTCAAGCTGGGGCTTACTCCCCGTGCCACGGAAACGCTGCTCTGGCTCTCCCAGGGCAAGACAAACTCGGACATCGCGACGATTCTTGGCATCACCGAGTCCACCGTGAAAAAGCACGTGCAGGAAATATTCGAAAAACTCGGGGTTGAAACCCGGGGCGCCGCCACCGTGCGAGCGCTGGAAGTGCTCAACTCGCTGAGGCCGTAA
- a CDS encoding PEP-CTERM sorting domain-containing protein: protein MPALRRLGPIALALVLLASQALAVSFSFSTGDPDGKIATLSRPSSPGKNQTETADDFILTETTLINQATFTGLLPLGVPLASISDVEVELYHVFPGDSDTNRVLTVPTRANSPGDVEIDNATRDGADGSLSFFATLVNSSFTASNSVVNGINKSPGQFTNGEGPVTGQEVTISVTFNPPILLPAGHYFFRPEVLSSGGDFLWLSAPKPIVAPGTPFLGDLQSWIRNDALAPDWLRIGTDITHQGPFNSAFSLSGETDEDGDGIPDSVDLCPDTPAGAIVDADGCSIDQIAPCAGPASGGRWKNHGKYVSAVTQAAEAFVAQGLISADQADEIETQAAESNCGAKGR, encoded by the coding sequence ATGCCGGCCCTTCGACGGCTGGGGCCAATCGCGCTGGCTTTGGTCCTGTTGGCATCCCAAGCTCTGGCGGTTTCCTTTTCCTTTTCGACCGGCGATCCGGATGGAAAAATCGCCACGCTCTCGCGTCCGTCCAGCCCGGGGAAAAACCAGACCGAGACGGCCGACGACTTCATTCTCACGGAGACAACGCTCATCAACCAGGCAACCTTCACGGGCCTGCTTCCCCTGGGAGTGCCGCTGGCGAGCATCAGCGACGTTGAAGTCGAACTGTATCACGTTTTCCCTGGTGACTCGGATACCAACCGCGTACTGACCGTACCCACACGGGCCAATTCACCCGGCGATGTTGAAATCGACAATGCCACGCGGGATGGAGCCGACGGTTCCCTGAGCTTTTTCGCCACGCTGGTGAATTCGTCCTTCACCGCGTCCAACTCAGTCGTGAACGGCATCAACAAGAGCCCCGGCCAATTCACCAATGGCGAAGGTCCTGTTACTGGACAGGAGGTGACGATCAGTGTGACCTTCAACCCGCCGATCTTGCTTCCCGCCGGCCACTATTTCTTCCGCCCCGAGGTCTTATCGAGCGGCGGCGATTTTCTGTGGCTTTCCGCGCCCAAACCGATCGTCGCCCCTGGCACTCCGTTCTTGGGCGACCTGCAAAGCTGGATACGGAATGACGCTCTTGCTCCGGACTGGCTGCGCATTGGGACCGACATCACTCACCAAGGCCCGTTCAACTCCGCGTTTTCGCTCTCCGGTGAGACCGACGAAGACGGTGATGGAATCCCGGATTCTGTGGATCTGTGCCCGGACACTCCGGCTGGCGCCATTGTGGACGCAGATGGGTGCAGCATCGACCAAATCGCGCCGTGCGCCGGTCCGGCTTCGGGCGGAAGGTGGAAGAATCATGGCAAGTACGTCTCCGCAGTTACCCAGGCGGCGGAAGCATTCGTGGCGCAGGGTTTGATCAGCGCGGATCAGGCGGACGAGATCGAAACGCAGGCTGCTGAGTCTAACTGCGGAGCCAAAGGTCGATAA
- a CDS encoding MFS transporter has translation MESAYTPRHRNRHYKWAVVGMLWFVCFFNYADRQAISSVFPILKKEFGFRAVQLGLIGSAFMWVYALGAPFAGFLADRLPRKQLILGGCLLWSGVTVMTGWCGRLWQFVTVRALEGLGETFYFPATMSLVSDYHDGRTRSRAFSLHQSSVYIGTIAGSWAGAWFAEAHGWRTGFYFFGCAGVVLALVLYCFLREPARGAVEGAGQAVLPPLGVREVARVIFRKPTVLLLMAAFLGANFVATIFLTWTPTFLVEKFAFKLTAAGLSGSVYIHLASALSVPLGGVLADRLARHFVGGRMLVQAFGLLVGASFVGLVGLTSSVTTLLASMTLFGLSKGFYDANIFASLFDVIEPRARATAAGIMNTVGWGGGALGPLAVGFATQYGRHEKPIDNMSEAIAFGAIIYVISAGLLLWAAFGFAGRDMVRVATPARGL, from the coding sequence ATGGAATCGGCCTACACACCCAGGCACAGGAACAGACACTACAAGTGGGCTGTCGTCGGCATGCTGTGGTTCGTCTGCTTTTTCAACTACGCGGATCGACAGGCGATTTCATCGGTTTTCCCGATACTGAAGAAGGAGTTTGGTTTCAGAGCGGTGCAGCTCGGGTTAATCGGCTCGGCGTTCATGTGGGTGTACGCGCTCGGCGCGCCGTTCGCGGGTTTTCTGGCCGACCGTCTGCCCCGCAAGCAACTGATCCTCGGCGGGTGCCTCCTGTGGAGCGGCGTCACGGTCATGACCGGGTGGTGCGGTCGACTGTGGCAATTTGTAACCGTTCGCGCACTGGAAGGACTCGGTGAGACGTTTTATTTTCCTGCCACAATGTCGCTGGTGAGCGACTATCACGACGGACGTACCCGTTCGCGGGCGTTTTCACTGCACCAATCGAGCGTTTACATCGGCACCATCGCGGGTAGCTGGGCAGGAGCGTGGTTCGCGGAAGCACATGGATGGCGTACGGGATTTTATTTTTTCGGTTGCGCCGGCGTGGTGCTGGCGCTGGTACTTTATTGCTTTTTGCGGGAACCGGCGCGAGGTGCTGTCGAGGGAGCCGGTCAAGCTGTACTGCCGCCATTGGGTGTACGCGAAGTGGCCCGCGTGATTTTCCGTAAACCGACAGTACTGCTGCTTATGGCCGCGTTTCTCGGTGCGAACTTCGTAGCGACAATCTTCCTCACGTGGACGCCGACATTTCTTGTTGAAAAATTCGCCTTCAAACTCACTGCCGCCGGCCTGTCCGGCAGCGTATACATCCATCTCGCGAGCGCGCTGAGTGTGCCGTTGGGTGGTGTACTGGCCGACCGGCTGGCGCGCCATTTTGTTGGCGGGCGGATGCTGGTGCAGGCGTTTGGACTGCTCGTGGGCGCTTCGTTTGTCGGGTTGGTAGGCCTCACATCGAGTGTCACCACGTTGCTTGCGTCCATGACACTTTTCGGTCTCTCCAAGGGATTTTATGATGCCAACATTTTCGCGTCGCTGTTCGACGTGATTGAGCCACGGGCGCGCGCCACGGCTGCGGGTATCATGAACACGGTGGGATGGGGCGGCGGCGCGCTCGGGCCGCTGGCCGTTGGATTTGCGACACAGTACGGCCGGCATGAAAAACCTATCGACAACATGAGCGAGGCCATTGCTTTTGGCGCGATTATCTATGTCATCAGTGCGGGGCTGTTGTTGTGGGCGGCGTTTGGATTTGCCGGGCGTGATATGGTGCGGGTCGCGACACCGGCCCGAGGTTTATGA